A genomic window from Ananas comosus cultivar F153 linkage group 22, ASM154086v1, whole genome shotgun sequence includes:
- the LOC109727335 gene encoding uncharacterized protein LOC109727335 — translation MERKVVVVCGVVGFLGLLSAALGFAAEGTRVKASDVQTTGADQCIYPRSPALVLGLASAVALMMAQAIINTVAGCICCKKHPHPSGTNWTVGLISFIVSWVTFIIAFLLLLTGAALNDQRGEESMYFGSFCYVVKPGVFSGGAVLALASVALGIVYYVALSSSKINSEPVWGPQQIQNHGIAMGQPVIPPQSTQPVFVHEDTYNRQQFP, via the exons atggagaggaaggtggtggtggtgtgcGGCGTCGTCGGGTTCCTAGGGCTCCTCTCCGCCGCGCTCGGATTCGCCGCCGAGGGCACCAGGGTTAAG GCTTCCGACGTGCAAACGACAGGGGCGGATCAATGTATATATCCGAGGAGCCCGGCCTTGGTCCTGGGGCTGGCATCGGCGGTCGCTCTTATGATGGCGCAAGCCATCATAAATACTGTAGCCGGGTGCATATGTTGCAAGAAGCATCCGCATCCCTCGGGCACCAATTGGACTGTAGGGTTGATCTCCTTCATAGTTTCTTG GGTGACCTTCATAATTGCATTCCTTCTATTGCTGACGGGTGCAGCCCTAAATGACCAGAGAGGCGAAGAGAGCATGTACTTTGGGAGCTTCTGCTACGTGGTCAAGCCCGGCGTTTTCTCCGGCGGGGCCGTCCTTGCCCTTGCTAGTGTCGCGCTTGGGATCGTTTACTATGTCGCATTATCATCGTCAAAGATCAATTCGGAGCCAGTTTGGGGCCCGCAGCAGATCCAAAACCATGGCATCGCCATGGGCCAGCCCGTGATCCCCCCGCAGAGCACGCAGCCCGTCTTTGTGCACGAGGACACGTACAACCGGCAACAGTTCCCGTGA